The following coding sequences lie in one Phragmites australis chromosome 8, lpPhrAust1.1, whole genome shotgun sequence genomic window:
- the LOC133926674 gene encoding protein MICROTUBULE BINDING PROTEIN 2C-like isoform X1 produces MLDRSHKPQQQAEAGNGGAAGGGNVDRVLFKDLVEMVPLVESLMQDRRVNPSYSRRASLVYTPAPAKKASDLKSVKTPQSVSVKKRRDPGDAAKKGTPDSNGENGPVASTCLSGPENKPKDKYEMTVLREQIDELQKKLLEKEEALRSAESSVSEMNVAYSTIDELRRQVAEKEALIRSTNSQLHDAKIMLADKQASVEKLEWEVKMSNKKVEDLQGDVSNMEFEISSLMALFEKVSENVSGDSYDGSIPSSYELEALQSMSEIDKIELEKIEQERTTYAEALAAARENPNEEHLNLAAEARSRLQVLVL; encoded by the exons atgcTCGACCGATCCCACAAGCCGCAGCAGCAGGCGGAGGCCGGCAACGGCggggcggccggcggcgggaaCGTGGATCGGGTGCTGTTCAAGGACCTAGTCGAGATGGTGCCGCTCGTCGAGTCGCTCATG CAGGATCGGAGGGTGAACCCATCCTACTCGCGGCGCGCGTCGCTGGTCTACACGCCGGCGCCGGCCAAGAAG GCAAGCGATTTGAAAAGTGTGAAGACACCGCAAAGTGTATCCGTGAAAAAGCGGAGAGATCCTGGAGACGCAGCCAAGAAGGGTACTCCAGATTCCAATGGTGAAAACGGCCCAGTTGCGTCAACGTGTCTGTCGGGACCTGAAAATAAACCCAAGGATAAATATGAGATGACCGTGCTGCGCGAGCAGATTGATGAGCTGCAAAAGAAACTGCTTGAGAAGGAGGAGGCGCTGAGGTCTGCGGAGAGCTCGGTGAGTGAGATGAATGTGGCATATTCGACCATCGATGAGCTGAGGCGCCAGGTTGCTGAGAAAGAAGCTTTGATCAGATCTACCAATTCTCAGTTGCATGATGCCAAG ATTATGCTTGCGGACAAACAAGCATCTGTAGAGAAACTTGAATGGGAAGTAAAGATGTCAAATAAGAAAGTCGAAGATCTTCAAGGAGATGTGTCCAATATGGAATTCGAGATAAGTTCATTGATGGCATTATTCGAAAAAGTTTCTGAGAATGTTTCAGGTGACTCTTATGATGGTAGTATACCATCATCATATGAATTAGAGGCACTCCAATCAATG AGCGAAATCGACAAGATTGAGCTTGAGAAGATAGAGCAGGAAAGGACTACATATGCTGAAGCTCTTGCGGCAGCAAGAGAGAACCCTAACGAGGAGCACTTAAATTTAGCTGCGGAGGCACGATCAAGGCTGCAGGTCCTTGTGCTATAG
- the LOC133926674 gene encoding protein MICROTUBULE BINDING PROTEIN 2C-like isoform X2 produces the protein MLDRSHKPQQQAEAGNGGAAGGGNVDRVLFKDLVEMVPLVESLMDRRVNPSYSRRASLVYTPAPAKKASDLKSVKTPQSVSVKKRRDPGDAAKKGTPDSNGENGPVASTCLSGPENKPKDKYEMTVLREQIDELQKKLLEKEEALRSAESSVSEMNVAYSTIDELRRQVAEKEALIRSTNSQLHDAKIMLADKQASVEKLEWEVKMSNKKVEDLQGDVSNMEFEISSLMALFEKVSENVSGDSYDGSIPSSYELEALQSMSEIDKIELEKIEQERTTYAEALAAARENPNEEHLNLAAEARSRLQVLVL, from the exons atgcTCGACCGATCCCACAAGCCGCAGCAGCAGGCGGAGGCCGGCAACGGCggggcggccggcggcgggaaCGTGGATCGGGTGCTGTTCAAGGACCTAGTCGAGATGGTGCCGCTCGTCGAGTCGCTCATG GATCGGAGGGTGAACCCATCCTACTCGCGGCGCGCGTCGCTGGTCTACACGCCGGCGCCGGCCAAGAAG GCAAGCGATTTGAAAAGTGTGAAGACACCGCAAAGTGTATCCGTGAAAAAGCGGAGAGATCCTGGAGACGCAGCCAAGAAGGGTACTCCAGATTCCAATGGTGAAAACGGCCCAGTTGCGTCAACGTGTCTGTCGGGACCTGAAAATAAACCCAAGGATAAATATGAGATGACCGTGCTGCGCGAGCAGATTGATGAGCTGCAAAAGAAACTGCTTGAGAAGGAGGAGGCGCTGAGGTCTGCGGAGAGCTCGGTGAGTGAGATGAATGTGGCATATTCGACCATCGATGAGCTGAGGCGCCAGGTTGCTGAGAAAGAAGCTTTGATCAGATCTACCAATTCTCAGTTGCATGATGCCAAG ATTATGCTTGCGGACAAACAAGCATCTGTAGAGAAACTTGAATGGGAAGTAAAGATGTCAAATAAGAAAGTCGAAGATCTTCAAGGAGATGTGTCCAATATGGAATTCGAGATAAGTTCATTGATGGCATTATTCGAAAAAGTTTCTGAGAATGTTTCAGGTGACTCTTATGATGGTAGTATACCATCATCATATGAATTAGAGGCACTCCAATCAATG AGCGAAATCGACAAGATTGAGCTTGAGAAGATAGAGCAGGAAAGGACTACATATGCTGAAGCTCTTGCGGCAGCAAGAGAGAACCCTAACGAGGAGCACTTAAATTTAGCTGCGGAGGCACGATCAAGGCTGCAGGTCCTTGTGCTATAG
- the LOC133926054 gene encoding classical arabinogalactan protein 11-like, producing the protein MSRATVAILFYILVVTTLSVAQASAESPKAFKAATLAKAPEDAKNAAPAKAPEAASAPASRKSGLAAAPATKSSEATSTPPSAANEASSPPEPSTSAVSPAADRPTEGPADAEHSCAATLGTSATIACVAGAVAAILFY; encoded by the coding sequence ATGTCACGGGCCACGGTTGCAATCCTCTTCTACATCCTCGTCGTCACTACCCTCAGCGTGGCCCAGGCCTCAGCGGAGTCACCCAAGGCATTCAAGGCTGCCACTCTTGCCAAGGCACCTGAGGATGCTAAGAACGCTGCACCCGCCAAGGCCCCTGAAGCTGCCAGTGCCCCGGCGTCTAGGAAGTCTGGCCTGGCTGCCGCGCCAGCCACCAAGAGCTCCGAGGCCACCTCTACGCCGCCGTCTGCCGCCAACGAGGCGTCAAGCCCTCCTGAGCCATCCACCTCCGCTGTGTCCCCTGCTGCCGACAGACCTACTGAGGGACCGGCTGATGCAGAGCACTCTTGTGCTGCTACCCTGGGGACCAGTGCTACCATTGCCTGCGTTGCCGGTGCTGTTGCCGCCATCCTCTTCTACTAA
- the LOC133927613 gene encoding uncharacterized protein LOC133927613: MEDREWMYTGRASQGQVTNEWIDKTDAFLERAFGVAAKGASKICCPCSKCANRKRQTKKVMGEHLWKNGFTADYTRWVYHGEADRMREEVVRPRVEDYDADAGVANMLNDYHEAQFAEGRTEEEPEATVKAFYDMFAAAQKPLHGQTKVSQLDAIGRIMALKSQYSLSRDAFDGMLTVIGSLLPEGHLLPKSMHESQKLLRALKMPYEQIHACPKGCVLFRKEYVEAKYCPKCKSSRFLEVDSGDGQKRQLDIPVTILRHLPFIPRIQRLYMTEESAKQMTWHKNGKRYNPDRMVHASDGEAWTHFDGIHHEKAKEARNVRVALATDGFNPYGMMAAPYTCWPVFVIPLNLPPPAYAEAYILEEVANFTTTYYGDNLPSVHNPPPRYNAGENESNLSLFRGQLGSGISS, translated from the exons atggaggaccgtgagtggatgtacacgggccgcgcaagtcagggtcaggtcaccaatgaatggatcgacaagactgatgctttcttggaacgggcatttggcgtggctgctaaaggagcgagtaaaatttgctgtccctgcagcaaatgtgcaaacaggaaaagacaaacgaagaaggtcatgggggaacatctttggaagaatggatttacggcagactatacccggtgggtctaccatggtgaagccgatcgtatgagagaggaggtggtgagaccacgcgtcgaggattatgatgctgatgccggggtagcaaacatgttaaatgactatcacgaggcacagttcgctgaaggacgtacggaggaggagccagaggcaacCGTAAAGGCATTCTACGACATGTTTGCCGCGGCACAGAAACCCCTTCACGGCCAgacaaaggtttctcaactggatgccattggacgcataatggcgttaaagtcccagtatagcctgagtcgagacgccttcgatggtatgttgacagttattggcagcctacttccggagggtcaccttctgccaaagagcatgcacgagtcacagaaactccttcgtgcacttaagatgccgtatgagcagatacatgcttgcccgaaggggtgcgtcctatttaggaaagaatacgtggaagcaaagtactgtccaaagtgtaaatcatctaggttcctggaggtagattctggtgatggccagaagaggcagcttgacattcccgtgacaatcctacggcaccttccgttcataccgaggatccaacggctatacatgaccgaggaatccgcgaaacagatgacatggcacaaaaatggcaaacgatacaatcctgacaggatggtacatgcatccgatggtgaagcatggacccactttgatggcattcatcatgagaaagctaaagaggctcgtaatgtacgtgttgcgctggcaacagatgggttcaatccttatggaatgatggctgccccatacacatgttggcccgtgttcgttatccccctcaatctcccccccccgGCATATGCAGAGGCATACATTCTGGAGGAGGTGGCAAACTTCACAACAACATACTATGGTGACAACCTCCCTAgcgtgcataatccaccccctcgttacaatgctggcGAAAATGAATCGAACCTCAGCCTTTTCCGAGGGCAACTCGGAAGC ggaatttcttcatga